The nucleotide sequence CCCAGCCATACGGCTAAAGAACCGGAAAATAATACCGCAAAATAGTATAGAAATTTTCCTCTCTTCTTTTTTCTGTCTATTCTATCAATGCCTAAGGCGTGATTTATTTTCGGCAAGATATAAATAAGCGAGAGTACGGCGCCGAAAGATAATATAAATCCCATATCGAACAACTGATTCGGTTGAAAGATAAGTATTAGGCAAGCCGCAAGGCCCAAAGAATTATAGATATCCGTGTTCTTCTTCAACACATAGGAACCCATAAGAATGGCGCCCATTATCGTTGACCTTGCTACCGACGGCATCCAGCCCACCATGATCGCATAAAACAAGACAAGGATAATTGCTGTTATATATTTTGGGCCTCGCGGCAACCCTGCCGCGCCCAAAATAAAAAGTACTATGAAAGAGATTATCCCTACATGCAGCCCGCTTATCGCGAGAAGGTGGATCGTCTGAGTATTGGCAAAAATCTCCTTCCACCTTCGGGATATATTTTCCCTGTCGCCTAATAGGAGGGCATTCAGAAAATATCCGGCATTGCGGCTGAATGTTTCGCTTATCCTCTCCTTCAGCGCCGATTTTACGCTATAAGCAAAACGTTTTAAAGATAAGCCGCCGCTAATACCCTGGGAAACCAGGCCGTCTTTTTTCCGTATAGTCCCGAGGGCAAAGATGCCCTTTCTATTAAGATATGCGCGGTATCCCTCCAACTTCTTTCCGGGCCAAGGCGCTTTTATTTCGGCCTCAAATATTATTTCCTCGTCGTAATCTAATTCTATATCCTTATACGAGGTCATCGATATAACGCCGTGCGCGGGAAACCACTTATCGCCTATCTTAAGCAGTTTCGGTTTGACTAGAAAAGAATAAGTATCCCCAAATGCGGTATATTTTAAAATGGGGGTGCTTGTCACTATTCCGTCTACTGCGAAATGACGCGGTGTGTTGGAAACAAAATAGGATACATGCCCCTGGTGGTAAGGTATGGAGGAAATAAAAAAATTGGCGGCACATATTACAAGCGAGATAAAGATGGCGAGGAAAAAGAACGGGCGTCTCATTCTACCTCTAGATAATCCTTGATAGCTTCAAATTTCTTATCGCCCATACCGGAAACATCTTTTATTTCTTCTTTGTAGGAAAAATCACCGTGTTCATTGCGATACTCTATGATGCGGTTCCCAAGGACAGGCCCTATGCCGTCTAAACGCATAAGTTCTTCGTATGAAGCAGTATTTATATTGACTGATTTGGACTTTTCAAGAATACGGTCCAGATCTTTTCTTACAGCCGGCCTGCGGCGAAAGGTATCCTTTTTGGCGTCTATCCAGAGTGGGCCGAAAAATTGCTTATAATAAGAATAGCCGATGCCAAACAGAGCGCCGGCTACTAAAAAAAATATTACGTATTTTTCTGTTTTTGTTAAGAAGGCCATATTATATTACTATATTCACGAGCTTGCCTGGTACGACTATAAACTTTTTAACGTTCTTATCTTCTATCCAGCGTTTTATCTCAGAGTCTTCGAGAATCATCTTTTTCAATTCTTCCTCGC is from Candidatus Omnitrophota bacterium and encodes:
- a CDS encoding ComEC family competence protein — encoded protein: MRRPFFFLAIFISLVICAANFFISSIPYHQGHVSYFVSNTPRHFAVDGIVTSTPILKYTAFGDTYSFLVKPKLLKIGDKWFPAHGVISMTSYKDIELDYDEEIIFEAEIKAPWPGKKLEGYRAYLNRKGIFALGTIRKKDGLVSQGISGGLSLKRFAYSVKSALKERISETFSRNAGYFLNALLLGDRENISRRWKEIFANTQTIHLLAISGLHVGIISFIVLFILGAAGLPRGPKYITAIILVLFYAIMVGWMPSVARSTIMGAILMGSYVLKKNTDIYNSLGLAACLILIFQPNQLFDMGFILSFGAVLSLIYILPKINHALGIDRIDRKKKRGKFLYYFAVLFSGSLAVWLG
- a CDS encoding helix-hairpin-helix domain-containing protein; translation: MAFLTKTEKYVIFFLVAGALFGIGYSYYKQFFGPLWIDAKKDTFRRRPAVRKDLDRILEKSKSVNINTASYEELMRLDGIGPVLGNRIIEYRNEHGDFSYKEEIKDVSGMGDKKFEAIKDYLEVE